The region ATTCAGTTGTCTTGCAACAAGCAGAATTTCTTTTGCTCCTTTGCTCAGCAGAAGGTTTGCTAGATCTCTTCCTAAACTCTCAGCTGATTGCAGAGCTTTACAAGGAACTCCAAGTGCTGTAATGCCCACATGCTGTGCATCATCATCTGCCCGTTCCACACCCTGATAGAGAAAATACATTTAGTATAGCTATGTACTGTAGTAAGTTCAGTCTAAACCATGCAACACTGATAACATTAGCTTTATCAATTCATTGGAGTAAAAAGCATTAAGCAaccacaatttatttttttaaatagtatagcatggaaacggccgctcgatggcctttccatgctagttcacggagactgcctccgtgaacagtgtgcgagccgccgtgacgtagatcggcgatccccggcctctgattggccggggatcgccgcattctgATTCGCCGGCATTGActctaggcggcgcaggacggatctccgtcctgcgctgcccataggaggaaggggagggacggaaggggacggaggaggaaattcgctgcggaggggggctttgaggagccccccctgccgaacgaacagagccggcggcgatcagaccccccccagcaggacatccccctaatggggaaaaaagggggtaagtctgatcgcccagcctccttgctgatctgtgctgcgggctgtagagcccacactgcacagatcagcgaaatcacccctggtccttaagtggttaaagtaaatggCTGTTTTAATTTATGTCCTCACCTCATCCGAGAAAATCAGGCACCGCTCCATTGTCTCTTTTAGATAATTTGAGCCATCAAGACTAGAGACTGCTCCAGTAAGGTACAACTGTGGAATAGAAATTATGTTAAGCATTATGAAAAGGCTGTTCATCAAAAAGCAACACCTAAATCAAGATTACAAGAAACCAAAGTAATCTGCAATTTTGCAGCATTAACAGAATTACCTGAGAATCATGTATAACTGAACTCACTGCAACTGGCACACTGCAACCACCCTCCTACAAGAGAGCGAAATGAAATGAGCAAACATTGATTTCTATTAGATATATTTTTGTTGCATTTCAAAGGATCCATAACAATTTTTATGTATGTGCAGTCTCATTCGGTCTACTATTATGTAACAAAAGCTTGCAACCTCCACCTAAACACCGACTGAAGTTTAGCAACAATGCTGCACTACAAAACTGCAcaactagggatggtcattgaAATGCAAATATAATAGTGTTGATGAAGGATTATGCATTTtttgatgcaaatgtatacagcttgaaaatgtacaAAGTCAAATAAAAGCAAAGTGagatttaattggtccattttcaagctgtacaaatttacataaaaattgcataatcctgcattaactcggaaatatttgcatctcattgatcatccctatacaCAATGTACTGAAAGCAAACTGTACAGgagtcgaactccagtcctcaagggctatagccatgccagtgtttagaatgGACTAAGCCagtggtagggaacctatggctcaggagccagatgtggctcttttgatggctgcatctggctctctgacaaatcagtaggggttgattcactaagctacactgatcaagcagcgcagcttagtgtggcagcgcaagtaaaattttcaaagtaggcacactactgctgtagcatgcactaccaaCTTACTCACACTCCCTCCAAAACTAACGACCGCTCTAATTGTACTTGTatttagtttgaaacatattgtatggctctcagggaatTACATCTTAAAATATGTggggtttatggctctctcagccaaaaaggtttgtGACCCCTGGACTAAGCCATTTGAGAAATGAGTTCTACTTGGATAAACCACACCTTTCCTTATTAAATCCCATCAATCAATTTGAGATGTGCCAAAAATGTGAGAGGACCTCGGCCCTGGAGTTGGTTTTAGAAGACCAATGCATTTTGTGAAATGGGGTTTACTTCCTCAGAAGCTTGGTCATGAGACAAGCAGGAAGTACTGTACTAGTGAAATAACGTATCACATATGTGGACAACAATGGATAAGTGTACTGTCAGACATGCATCACTTTGGGCAACCAAGTTAATAAGAATTACGGAAGctttacagcagcagcagaatcTGGCTGTGGCAGTGACTAATCAAGCCTATATGCAGTTTGCAATGaaggcacacctgaagtgagatgaataGGAGGCTGAcattaattttcttttaaacaatgcgcattgcctggctgtcctgctgatcctcttcctacttttagccatagactctgaacaagtatgcagatgagATGGTTCTGACTGGAAatttgactagattagctgcatgcttgtttcaggtgtacgattcagacactaccagaaagatcagcaagactgccaggcaactggtattgtattgaCCAtttaaactggtattgtttagatggaaataaatatcgcCATCTTCATATATACCTTCcacctcaggtgtactttaaaacaaATGTGAAACTAAGATGGTGGTTACTTTTTAATAGGGAaaagggtaattttttttttacatcactaACACCTGAATTATACACAAAACTAATTTTTTAATACTTAATTTCATTTTTGGGTAATTATCTACAAATATTCTGAAAGTTATCATAAATAATACAGATCATTACACTTCTGGCTGGGAAAGATTAACCAGTTTGTGCACTGATGACATGTATGaattggttaaagaggaactgtcgcaaaaattttaaaatttaaaacacacacaaataagaagtaggtttcttcctgagtaaaatgagacataaattacttttctcctatgttgctggcatttacagtaagtagtagaaatctgacattaccgacaggttttgggctagtccatctctccataggggattctcagcatggcctttattctttataaagacactccctgaaaaagatttatacagagatactgaccagcctccctgctcaccgtacactttttgtcagttggacggagcaactgccattcaccaagtgcatttagaaaataaagaaatccctgtgaaccccccatgaggagatgggctagtccaaaacctgtcggttttgtcagaatttctactacctactgtaagtgacagcaacataggagaaaggtaatttatggctcattttactctggaagaaacgtatttCTTAACTGTATATGttcacatatattttacattttaagattttcgcaacaaagGACCTTTAAATAGCTGGCCAAAAGCACATGGTGTTCTTCTGGGAAGTTATGGTACTTCTGCAGCCCACACATTGACTTAGCGATATGCATGTCCCTTACCAGCTGCCTCATGAAAGATCTCTCTGCAACACAGCACAAAACAGTTTGTGGATCCAGCAAGGAGGAAACCATCTCCAAGATATGATGGTCCCTGGCTCTGACCTCCACAGCTAGAGCTCCCTACAAAGCAATGCAGAGAACCAGATTGTAAAGGCCAACACAACTCTTATGCATAGATTGAACATTACAtagattttgattaaaaaaagttATGTTAAACAAAAATAATACTTTATTGGATGTCTGCAAATAGCATGCTTCAAAATgttctagggctttaccccccttaaagagaacctgtactgagtaaaatatttaaaataaacacatgaggtaacttcaaatgaacattacatagttaccttgccatcagttactctcagaagctcaccattttcttctgacaatgatcccttccagttctgacaacattttgtcagaactgaaatatatcagttgctgtcagtaaaatatcagttgctgtcagttatagctgagaggaaaactgatgtaccaggtaatgtccatgtttccctatggctcaagtgggcgatgttacagtttaactgtgtgctgaccagaaagctgttatgggtaatggccattttcaaaatggaggacggaaaattcccttgatcacagtgaacaaacaggacgcgggacaggagaaagacactgaggagtagactacatggaaggtaagtatgacttgtgtatgcttattttcacttttaatgttcagttcaggttttctttaaggaccggccactttttttccattcagaccactgcagctttcacggtttattgctcgctcatacaacctaccacctaaatgaattttggctccttttcttgtcactaataaagctttcttttgacgcTATTTGATTTCTGATGCAATTTTTActtaatgtggacaaacatgtttttgataaaaaaaaaaaaaaaaacattcagcctatatttattggtttgggtaaaagttatagcgtttacaaactatggtgcaaaaagtgaattttcccattttccagcatctctgccttttctgaccacctgtcatgtttcatgaggggctagaattccaggatagtataaataccccccaaatgaccccattttggaaagaagacatcccaaagtattcactgagaggcatagtgagttcatagaagatattttttgtcacaagtaagcggaaaatgacactttgacaaaaaaaaaaaaaaagtttccatgtcttctaacttgcgacaaaaaaaaaatgaaacctgccacggactcactatgctcctctctgaataccttgaagtgtctactttccaaaatggggtcatttgtggggtgtgtttactgtcctgacattttgggaggtgctaaattgtaagcacccctgtaaagcctaaaggtgctcattggactttgggccccttagcgcagttaggctgcaaaaaagtgccacacatgtggtattgccgtactcgggagaagtagtacaatgtgttttggggtgtatttttacacactcatgctgggtgggagaaatacctctgtaaatgacaattgtttgatttgttttacacacaattgtccatttacagagagatttctcccacccagcatgggtatgtgtaaaaatacaccccaaaacacattatactacttctcctgagtacggcgataccacatgtgtgacacttttttgcagcctaggtgcgctaaggggcccaacgtcctaatcacaggtcattttgaggcatttgttttctagactactcctcacggtttagggcccctaaaatgccagggcagtataggaaccccacaagtgaccccattttagaaagaagacaccccaaggtattccattaggtgtatggcgagttcatagaagattttattttttgtcacaagttagtgaaaaatgacactttgtgaaaaaaaaaaaaaatcaatttccgctaacttttgacaaaaaataaaatcttctatgaactcgtcatacacctaatagaatacattggggtgtcttttttctaaaatggggtcagtttctggggttcctataccgccctggcattttacgggcccaaaaccgtgagtagtctggaaaccaaatgtctcaaaatgactgttcaggggtataagcatctgcaaattttgatgacaggtggtctatgagagggtgaattttgtggaaacggtcatatgcagggtggccttttagatgacaggttgtattgggcctgatctggtctatgagagggcgaattttgtggaaacggtcatatgcagggtggcattttagatgacaggttgtattgggcctgatctgatggataggagtgctagggggggtgacaggaggtgattgatgggtgtctcagggggtggttagaggggaaaatagatgcaatcaatgcactggggaggtgatcggaagggggtctgagggggatctgagggtttggcagagtgatcaggagcccacacggggcaaattagggcctgatctgatgggtaggtgtgctagggggtgacaggaggtgattgataggtgtctcaaggttgtgattagaggggggaatagatgcaagcaatgcactggcgaggtgatcagggctggggcctgagggcattctgagggtgtgggcgggtgattgagtgccctaggggcagataggggtctaatctgataggtagcagtgacagggggtgattgatgggtaattagtgggtgtttaggatagagaacagatataaacactgcacttgggaggtgatctgacgtcggatctgcgggcgaactattggtgtgggtgggtgatcagattgcccgcaaggggcaggttaggggctgattgatgagtggcagtgacagggggtgattgatgggtggcagtgccagggggtgattgatgggtgattgacaggtgatcagtgggttattacagggaagaacagatgtaactaatgcactggcgaattgataagggggggtctgagggcaatctgagcgtgtaggcgggtgattgggtgcccgcaaggggcagattagggtctgatctgatgggtaacagtgacaggtggtgatagggggtgattgatgggtaattagtgggtaattagtgggtgtttagaggagaaaatagatgtaaacactgcgtttgggtggtgatctgatgtcggatctgcgggcgatctattggtgtgggtgggtgatcagattgcccgcaaggggcaggttaggggctgattgatgggtggcagtgacagggggatattgacaggtgatcaggggggatagatgcatacagtacacgggggggggggggtctggggagaatctgaggggtggtggggtgatcaggagggggcagtgggcgggggggggataaaaaaaaatagcgttgacagatagtgacagggagtgattgatgggtgattaggggggtgattgggtgcaaacaggggtctggggggtgggcaggggggggtctgaggggtgctgtgggcgatctgggacagggggggggggagaaatcagtgtgcttgggtgcgacatagggtggctgcagcctgccctggtggtccctcggacactgggaccaccagggcaggaggcagcctgtataatacactttgtaaacattacaaagtgtattatacactttgtatgcggcgatcgcggggttaacatcccgccggcgcttccgtatagccggcgggatgttgcggcgggcaagcggtgacaggcgccggcggaggatcgcgtcacggatgacgcgatcgctccgctcatgcccttacaaggaccgccgcctctgtgggtgagccggtccttaagggctccacttcccggccgcccctgtgcgttaggcggtcgggaagtggttaaagactgttaaataaaaataattagtACGCAACTTGTAGTCTATGATTCTAGTTTACAAATGTTGGGAAGCAGAGATTGTTATCCAGCAAATCCAGACtggatttataaaaaaataaaatgcttatgctggggatacacggtacatttctgtacAGTGTATCGACTAGCTGATTCGGCCAGcttataatattcagctggcctgatcatgccgctcgacccgtgcccgctcgattcccgccggcggacaatggcagggaatcgagcggtgataaagcgccggcggggacgagcagcaAGCGATCcgcacggacgagcggggatgcgccagcatcgagccgctggctcgatccggcgcataaaacgagCAGTGTATGCACGGCATTACACATTGAATCTTTTATGGCATTTCTTTGCCACCCTTTAGGGAGATTGCAGAAGGGCTTACAATAGGCAGCAAGTTCAAGTCCATCCCACTTAGAAGCAACCTTCAGTCATCAATTGCAGCCATGAAGGGGTAGGATACTGTACTTCTCAGCAATGTTCATCATGTGTCCAACATCAAGTGCCCCGATTCAGCCAATCAGGGGCTGGCAATAGGAGCAAAAAGCTTTTGGCTTTTAGAAATAGGCCAGACACTTTATAACTATGCCCCTCAGTCTCCTGCTTATTTCTGTTTGTTGCAATTTTTTGATTAACGACAATGATTTGTGTTTTCAGCTAATAAGTGTAGACTTGAAACGCTTCCATTTATTCTCCTTTGCAAACAAATAGTAAGAGAACCTAAAAAACGGAATTCTAGAAATACTTGCCTGGCCCACTGCATACAGACACTCTTCAGTAGACAGAATCTAGgatataaaaaggaaaaatagGAATTTCAACAGGTAGAAAACAAGACTATGCCAAGTATGTGAACATCTGTCAGTCTAAGGGCTGGTACCCActagagccttttttttttttttttttttgagcatttttggaAGCGCTTTAAATTGCTACCGATTTCCCTTTccctgcttatttttttacaatattcattaatagACTGGAcagcatttgcccattgtaaaatctttacactTATGTGTGCATATGTAGTTTCTAGCCATTATGTTTGTATATTAGCAGTATGTAAAGCTACAAAACTCCATTCCAACCATAGTTGTCAGTATTTGGTACAGGCTCCAAAACAGCTTCACCCACGTGAGTGTTCTCTCTTACCTGACCAATACGGCTCTCCCAGCCCATACGCCGCAATCCAGCCGCTGCCAGAATGATGGCACTGAACATATTCTG is a window of Hyperolius riggenbachi isolate aHypRig1 chromosome 6, aHypRig1.pri, whole genome shotgun sequence DNA encoding:
- the HMBS gene encoding porphobilinogen deaminase isoform X1; the encoded protein is METLKAKDGAGERRDVIRVGTRKSQLARIQTDSVVEMLKQQFPNAHFEIVAMSTTGDKILDTALSKIGEKSLFTKELENALERNEVDLVVHSLKDLPTTLPLGFTIGAVCKRENPCDAVVFHPKHAGSSLESLPTSSVIGTSSLRRAAQLKRAYPHLEFRDIRGNLNTRLKKLDEQNMFSAIILAAAGLRRMGWESRIGQILSTEECLYAVGQGALAVEVRARDHHILEMVSSLLDPQTVLCCVAERSFMRQLEGGCSVPVAVSSVIHDSQLYLTGAVSSLDGSNYLKETMERCLIFSDEGVERADDDAQHVGITALGVPCKALQSAESLGRDLANLLLSKGAKEILLVARQLNDAR
- the HMBS gene encoding porphobilinogen deaminase isoform X2, which encodes MDGAGERRDVIRVGTRKSQLARIQTDSVVEMLKQQFPNAHFEIVAMSTTGDKILDTALSKIGEKSLFTKELENALERNEVDLVVHSLKDLPTTLPLGFTIGAVCKRENPCDAVVFHPKHAGSSLESLPTSSVIGTSSLRRAAQLKRAYPHLEFRDIRGNLNTRLKKLDEQNMFSAIILAAAGLRRMGWESRIGQILSTEECLYAVGQGALAVEVRARDHHILEMVSSLLDPQTVLCCVAERSFMRQLEGGCSVPVAVSSVIHDSQLYLTGAVSSLDGSNYLKETMERCLIFSDEGVERADDDAQHVGITALGVPCKALQSAESLGRDLANLLLSKGAKEILLVARQLNDAR